In the Mastacembelus armatus chromosome 17, fMasArm1.2, whole genome shotgun sequence genome, one interval contains:
- the tcf3a gene encoding transcription factor 3a isoform X1, which yields MAAVETDKELSDLLDFSAMFEPPVSNGKNRPTTLASSQFGGSGIDERSGSSPWGAGEQNSPSFNQGRGYGEEGLYSDQDSMTSTSMFGSGIVAGKAERGPYSSFATQPGFMPAEIPMPSPDALSPSGLKPTSQFYSSYDGSNPRRRPSQDPTEPQTKKIRKVPPGLPSSVYASASGEDFNRDSAGYPASKTGNLYPPFYMQEDLHPPSNPWGSSGSMVQPSYSTMLGNSPHLSQHGPFTAINPQDRLKRQPLPLSPQNYPLHGSEVNGAHPVGFHSGSSSFGVPSHTPPIAGTDTIMANRGAIPGSSGDEIGKALASIYPSDPNSNAFPPSPSTPSGSPQAVSGSASQWTRSTGQATPSPNFDGGIQSISSKMEDRLDEAINVLQRHASGQGGPGMAEIHSLLSSSLGLPAGFNSAALGLTSRLPGLVSSHHDDSVSLPSSGGLLHSHHGPTSGQAGSQSDSFTGLPGSLNRSSGASIKREKREDDDNCSLTDKSEDEKKDINAHHQTSSSVVSVTDENLTAEEKEQRERDRRLANNARERVRVRDINEAFRELGRMCQVHLQSDKAQTKLVILQQAVQVILGLEKQVRERNLNPKAACLKRREEEKVSGVDHQIQLGGGHPGLGGDGHNPVSHM from the exons atggctgcagtggaaacagacaAGGAGCTCAGCGACTTGCTGGATTTTAGTGCG ATGTTTGAACCTCCAGTTTCAAATGGCAAGAACCGGCCGACTACTCTCGCCAGCAGTCAGTTTGGAGGCTCAG GTATAGATGAGAGGAGTGGGTCCAGTCCCTGGGGGGCAGGAGAACAGAACAGTCCATCTTTCAACCAGGGAAGG GGCTATGGAGAAGAAGGCCTTTATAGTGATCAAGATAGTATGACCTCTACTTCCATGTTTGGATCAGGTATTGTAG CAGGGAAGGCTGAGCGAGGACCGTACTCATCATTTGCAACACAG CCTGGCTTTATGCCTGCTGAGATACCTATGCCCAGTCCTGATGCCCTGTCCCCATCTGGCCTGAAGCCCACCTCCCAATTTTACTCCTCCTATGATGGGAGCAACCCTCGCAGGAGGCCCTCACAGGATCCCACTG AACCGCAGACAAAAAAGATCAGGAAGGTGCCCCCTGGCCTGCCCTCCTCA GTTTATGCATCAGCCTCAGGAGAGGATTTTAACAGGGACAGTGCTGGCTACCCAGCCTCCAAGACAGGAAACCTCTACCCACCTTTCTACATGCAAG AAGATCTCCACCCACCCTCCAATCCTTGGGGCTCTTCTGGATCGATGGTTCAGCCTAGTTATTCTACCATGCTGGGTAACTCCCCTCACCTGAGCCAGCATGGTCCCTTCACTGCCATTAACCCCCAAGACAGACTG AAACGGCAGCCACTGCCCCTCTCTCCACAAAACTACCCCTTACATGGCAGTGAGGTGAATGGGGCTCACCCCGTTGGCTTTCATTCCGGCTCCAGCAGCTTCGGTGTCCCTAGCCACACACCTCCTATTGCTGGCACTGATACCATTATGG CCAATCGGGGAGCAATACCTGGGAGTTCAGGTGATGAGATTGGAAAGGCCCTTGCATCT ATCTATCCTTCAGACCCAAACAGTAATGCCTTCCCTCCGTCCCCGTCTACTCCCTCTGGCTCTCCTCAGGCTGTGTCAG GCTCTGCATCCCAGTGGACTCGGTCCACTGGCCAGGCCACACCTTCACCTAACTTTGATGGTGGAATTCAGTCCATC TCAAGTAAAATGGAGGACCGTCTGGATGAAGCCATCAATGTTCTGCAGCGTCATGCCAGTGGGCAAGGAGGGCCAGGAATGGCTGAAATCCACAGTTTGCTGTCCTCTAGCTTAGGGTTACCTGCAGGTTTCAACAGTGCAGCACTTGGACTGACCAGTCGCCTACCTGGACTG GTATCCAGTCATCATGATGACTCTGTTAgtctgccctctagtggaggACTTTTGCACAGTCACCACGGCCCAACATCTGGCCAGGCAGGCTCACAGTCTGACAGCTTTACCG GCCTGCCTGGTAGCCTAAACCGCTCCAGTGGTGCCAGTATCAAACGAGAGAAGCGGGAAGACGATGACAACTGCTCTCTTACTGACAAGTCAGAGGATGAGAAGAAAGACATTAATGCCCATCATCAAACAAG CTCCAGCGTTGTCTCGGTGACTGATGAGAACCTAACTGCTGAGGAGAAGGAGCAAAGGGAGCGGGATCGCCGCCTAGCTAACAACGCTAGGGAGAGGGTGCGTGTTCGTGACATTAACGAAGCCTTCAGAGAGCTGGGCAGGATGTGTCAGGTCCACCTGCAGAGTGACAAGGCCCAGACCAAGCTTGTCATCCTGCAACAGGCTGTTCAGGTCATCCTGGGCCTGGAGAAGCAGGTGCGAG agCGTAATTTGAACCCAAAAGCTGCCTGCCTcaaaaggagagaggaggagaaagtgtcaggtgtggaCCACCAGATACAACTGGGTGGGGGACACCCTGGTCTAGGAGGAGATGGACACAACCCTGTGAGCCATATGTAA
- the tcf3a gene encoding transcription factor 3a isoform X3, which produces MAAVETDKELSDLLDFSAMFEPPVSNGKNRPTTLASSQFGGSGIDERSGSSPWGAGEQNSPSFNQGRGYGEEGLYSDQDSMTSTSMFGSGIVGKAERGPYSSFATQPGFMPAEIPMPSPDALSPSGLKPTSQFYSSYDGSNPRRRPSQDPTEPQTKKIRKVPPGLPSSVYASASGEDFNRDSAGYPASKTGNLYPPFYMQEDLHPPSNPWGSSGSMVQPSYSTMLGNSPHLSQHGPFTAINPQDRLKRQPLPLSPQNYPLHGSEVNGAHPVGFHSGSSSFGVPSHTPPIAGTDTIMANRGAIPGSSGDEIGKALASIYPSDPNSNAFPPSPSTPSGSPQAVSGSASQWTRSTGQATPSPNFDGGIQSISSKMEDRLDEAINVLQRHASGQGGPGMAEIHSLLSSSLGLPAGFNSAALGLTSRLPGLVSSHHDDSVSLPSSGGLLHSHHGPTSGQAGSQSDSFTGLPGSLNRSSGASIKREKREDDDNCSLTDKSEDEKKDINAHHQTSSSVVSVTDENLTAEEKEQRERDRRLANNARERVRVRDINEAFRELGRMCQVHLQSDKAQTKLVILQQAVQVILGLEKQVRERNLNPKAACLKRREEEKVSGVDHQIQLGGGHPGLGGDGHNPVSHM; this is translated from the exons atggctgcagtggaaacagacaAGGAGCTCAGCGACTTGCTGGATTTTAGTGCG ATGTTTGAACCTCCAGTTTCAAATGGCAAGAACCGGCCGACTACTCTCGCCAGCAGTCAGTTTGGAGGCTCAG GTATAGATGAGAGGAGTGGGTCCAGTCCCTGGGGGGCAGGAGAACAGAACAGTCCATCTTTCAACCAGGGAAGG GGCTATGGAGAAGAAGGCCTTTATAGTGATCAAGATAGTATGACCTCTACTTCCATGTTTGGATCAGGTATTGTAG GGAAGGCTGAGCGAGGACCGTACTCATCATTTGCAACACAG CCTGGCTTTATGCCTGCTGAGATACCTATGCCCAGTCCTGATGCCCTGTCCCCATCTGGCCTGAAGCCCACCTCCCAATTTTACTCCTCCTATGATGGGAGCAACCCTCGCAGGAGGCCCTCACAGGATCCCACTG AACCGCAGACAAAAAAGATCAGGAAGGTGCCCCCTGGCCTGCCCTCCTCA GTTTATGCATCAGCCTCAGGAGAGGATTTTAACAGGGACAGTGCTGGCTACCCAGCCTCCAAGACAGGAAACCTCTACCCACCTTTCTACATGCAAG AAGATCTCCACCCACCCTCCAATCCTTGGGGCTCTTCTGGATCGATGGTTCAGCCTAGTTATTCTACCATGCTGGGTAACTCCCCTCACCTGAGCCAGCATGGTCCCTTCACTGCCATTAACCCCCAAGACAGACTG AAACGGCAGCCACTGCCCCTCTCTCCACAAAACTACCCCTTACATGGCAGTGAGGTGAATGGGGCTCACCCCGTTGGCTTTCATTCCGGCTCCAGCAGCTTCGGTGTCCCTAGCCACACACCTCCTATTGCTGGCACTGATACCATTATGG CCAATCGGGGAGCAATACCTGGGAGTTCAGGTGATGAGATTGGAAAGGCCCTTGCATCT ATCTATCCTTCAGACCCAAACAGTAATGCCTTCCCTCCGTCCCCGTCTACTCCCTCTGGCTCTCCTCAGGCTGTGTCAG GCTCTGCATCCCAGTGGACTCGGTCCACTGGCCAGGCCACACCTTCACCTAACTTTGATGGTGGAATTCAGTCCATC TCAAGTAAAATGGAGGACCGTCTGGATGAAGCCATCAATGTTCTGCAGCGTCATGCCAGTGGGCAAGGAGGGCCAGGAATGGCTGAAATCCACAGTTTGCTGTCCTCTAGCTTAGGGTTACCTGCAGGTTTCAACAGTGCAGCACTTGGACTGACCAGTCGCCTACCTGGACTG GTATCCAGTCATCATGATGACTCTGTTAgtctgccctctagtggaggACTTTTGCACAGTCACCACGGCCCAACATCTGGCCAGGCAGGCTCACAGTCTGACAGCTTTACCG GCCTGCCTGGTAGCCTAAACCGCTCCAGTGGTGCCAGTATCAAACGAGAGAAGCGGGAAGACGATGACAACTGCTCTCTTACTGACAAGTCAGAGGATGAGAAGAAAGACATTAATGCCCATCATCAAACAAG CTCCAGCGTTGTCTCGGTGACTGATGAGAACCTAACTGCTGAGGAGAAGGAGCAAAGGGAGCGGGATCGCCGCCTAGCTAACAACGCTAGGGAGAGGGTGCGTGTTCGTGACATTAACGAAGCCTTCAGAGAGCTGGGCAGGATGTGTCAGGTCCACCTGCAGAGTGACAAGGCCCAGACCAAGCTTGTCATCCTGCAACAGGCTGTTCAGGTCATCCTGGGCCTGGAGAAGCAGGTGCGAG agCGTAATTTGAACCCAAAAGCTGCCTGCCTcaaaaggagagaggaggagaaagtgtcaggtgtggaCCACCAGATACAACTGGGTGGGGGACACCCTGGTCTAGGAGGAGATGGACACAACCCTGTGAGCCATATGTAA
- the tcf3a gene encoding transcription factor 3a isoform X4, whose translation MFEPPVSNGKNRPTTLASSQFGGSGIDERSGSSPWGAGEQNSPSFNQGRGYGEEGLYSDQDSMTSTSMFGSGIVAGKAERGPYSSFATQPGFMPAEIPMPSPDALSPSGLKPTSQFYSSYDGSNPRRRPSQDPTEPQTKKIRKVPPGLPSSVYASASGEDFNRDSAGYPASKTGNLYPPFYMQEDLHPPSNPWGSSGSMVQPSYSTMLGNSPHLSQHGPFTAINPQDRLKRQPLPLSPQNYPLHGSEVNGAHPVGFHSGSSSFGVPSHTPPIAGTDTIMANRGAIPGSSGDEIGKALASIYPSDPNSNAFPPSPSTPSGSPQAVSGSASQWTRSTGQATPSPNFDGGIQSISSKMEDRLDEAINVLQRHASGQGGPGMAEIHSLLSSSLGLPAGFNSAALGLTSRLPGLVSSHHDDSVSLPSSGGLLHSHHGPTSGQAGSQSDSFTGLPGSLNRSSGASIKREKREDDDNCSLTDKSEDEKKDINAHHQTSSSVVSVTDENLTAEEKEQRERDRRLANNARERVRVRDINEAFRELGRMCQVHLQSDKAQTKLVILQQAVQVILGLEKQVRERNLNPKAACLKRREEEKVSGVDHQIQLGGGHPGLGGDGHNPVSHM comes from the exons ATGTTTGAACCTCCAGTTTCAAATGGCAAGAACCGGCCGACTACTCTCGCCAGCAGTCAGTTTGGAGGCTCAG GTATAGATGAGAGGAGTGGGTCCAGTCCCTGGGGGGCAGGAGAACAGAACAGTCCATCTTTCAACCAGGGAAGG GGCTATGGAGAAGAAGGCCTTTATAGTGATCAAGATAGTATGACCTCTACTTCCATGTTTGGATCAGGTATTGTAG CAGGGAAGGCTGAGCGAGGACCGTACTCATCATTTGCAACACAG CCTGGCTTTATGCCTGCTGAGATACCTATGCCCAGTCCTGATGCCCTGTCCCCATCTGGCCTGAAGCCCACCTCCCAATTTTACTCCTCCTATGATGGGAGCAACCCTCGCAGGAGGCCCTCACAGGATCCCACTG AACCGCAGACAAAAAAGATCAGGAAGGTGCCCCCTGGCCTGCCCTCCTCA GTTTATGCATCAGCCTCAGGAGAGGATTTTAACAGGGACAGTGCTGGCTACCCAGCCTCCAAGACAGGAAACCTCTACCCACCTTTCTACATGCAAG AAGATCTCCACCCACCCTCCAATCCTTGGGGCTCTTCTGGATCGATGGTTCAGCCTAGTTATTCTACCATGCTGGGTAACTCCCCTCACCTGAGCCAGCATGGTCCCTTCACTGCCATTAACCCCCAAGACAGACTG AAACGGCAGCCACTGCCCCTCTCTCCACAAAACTACCCCTTACATGGCAGTGAGGTGAATGGGGCTCACCCCGTTGGCTTTCATTCCGGCTCCAGCAGCTTCGGTGTCCCTAGCCACACACCTCCTATTGCTGGCACTGATACCATTATGG CCAATCGGGGAGCAATACCTGGGAGTTCAGGTGATGAGATTGGAAAGGCCCTTGCATCT ATCTATCCTTCAGACCCAAACAGTAATGCCTTCCCTCCGTCCCCGTCTACTCCCTCTGGCTCTCCTCAGGCTGTGTCAG GCTCTGCATCCCAGTGGACTCGGTCCACTGGCCAGGCCACACCTTCACCTAACTTTGATGGTGGAATTCAGTCCATC TCAAGTAAAATGGAGGACCGTCTGGATGAAGCCATCAATGTTCTGCAGCGTCATGCCAGTGGGCAAGGAGGGCCAGGAATGGCTGAAATCCACAGTTTGCTGTCCTCTAGCTTAGGGTTACCTGCAGGTTTCAACAGTGCAGCACTTGGACTGACCAGTCGCCTACCTGGACTG GTATCCAGTCATCATGATGACTCTGTTAgtctgccctctagtggaggACTTTTGCACAGTCACCACGGCCCAACATCTGGCCAGGCAGGCTCACAGTCTGACAGCTTTACCG GCCTGCCTGGTAGCCTAAACCGCTCCAGTGGTGCCAGTATCAAACGAGAGAAGCGGGAAGACGATGACAACTGCTCTCTTACTGACAAGTCAGAGGATGAGAAGAAAGACATTAATGCCCATCATCAAACAAG CTCCAGCGTTGTCTCGGTGACTGATGAGAACCTAACTGCTGAGGAGAAGGAGCAAAGGGAGCGGGATCGCCGCCTAGCTAACAACGCTAGGGAGAGGGTGCGTGTTCGTGACATTAACGAAGCCTTCAGAGAGCTGGGCAGGATGTGTCAGGTCCACCTGCAGAGTGACAAGGCCCAGACCAAGCTTGTCATCCTGCAACAGGCTGTTCAGGTCATCCTGGGCCTGGAGAAGCAGGTGCGAG agCGTAATTTGAACCCAAAAGCTGCCTGCCTcaaaaggagagaggaggagaaagtgtcaggtgtggaCCACCAGATACAACTGGGTGGGGGACACCCTGGTCTAGGAGGAGATGGACACAACCCTGTGAGCCATATGTAA
- the tcf3a gene encoding transcription factor 3a isoform X2 has translation MAAVETDKELSDLLDFSAMFEPPVSNGKNRPTTLASSQFGGSGIDERSGSSPWGAGEQNSPSFNQGRGYGEEGLYSDQDSMTSTSMFGSGIVAGKAERGPYSSFATQPGFMPAEIPMPSPDALSPSGLKPTSQFYSSYDGSNPRRRPSQDPTEPQTKKIRKVPPGLPSSVYASASGEDFNRDSAGYPASKTGNLYPPFYMQEDLHPPSNPWGSSGSMVQPSYSTMLGNSPHLSQHGPFTAINPQDRLKRQPLPLSPQNYPLHGSEVNGAHPVGFHSGSSSFGVPSHTPPIAGTDTIMANRGAIPGSSGDEIGKALASIYPSDPNSNAFPPSPSTPSGSPQAVSGSASQWTRSTGQATPSPNFDGGIQSISSKMEDRLDEAINVLQRHASGQGGPGMAEIHSLLSSSLGLPAGFNSAALGLTSRLPGLVSSHHDDSVSLPSSGGLLHSHHGPTSGQAGSQSDSFTGLPGSLNRSSGASIKREKREDDDNCSLTDKSEDEKKDINAHHQTSLDNDDDDEDLPVEIKAEREKVRRLANNTRERLRVRDINEAFKELGRMCQLHLSYEKPQTKLIILQQAVNIILNLEQQVRERNLNPKAACLKRREEEKVSGVDHQIQLGGGHPGLGGDGHNPVSHM, from the exons atggctgcagtggaaacagacaAGGAGCTCAGCGACTTGCTGGATTTTAGTGCG ATGTTTGAACCTCCAGTTTCAAATGGCAAGAACCGGCCGACTACTCTCGCCAGCAGTCAGTTTGGAGGCTCAG GTATAGATGAGAGGAGTGGGTCCAGTCCCTGGGGGGCAGGAGAACAGAACAGTCCATCTTTCAACCAGGGAAGG GGCTATGGAGAAGAAGGCCTTTATAGTGATCAAGATAGTATGACCTCTACTTCCATGTTTGGATCAGGTATTGTAG CAGGGAAGGCTGAGCGAGGACCGTACTCATCATTTGCAACACAG CCTGGCTTTATGCCTGCTGAGATACCTATGCCCAGTCCTGATGCCCTGTCCCCATCTGGCCTGAAGCCCACCTCCCAATTTTACTCCTCCTATGATGGGAGCAACCCTCGCAGGAGGCCCTCACAGGATCCCACTG AACCGCAGACAAAAAAGATCAGGAAGGTGCCCCCTGGCCTGCCCTCCTCA GTTTATGCATCAGCCTCAGGAGAGGATTTTAACAGGGACAGTGCTGGCTACCCAGCCTCCAAGACAGGAAACCTCTACCCACCTTTCTACATGCAAG AAGATCTCCACCCACCCTCCAATCCTTGGGGCTCTTCTGGATCGATGGTTCAGCCTAGTTATTCTACCATGCTGGGTAACTCCCCTCACCTGAGCCAGCATGGTCCCTTCACTGCCATTAACCCCCAAGACAGACTG AAACGGCAGCCACTGCCCCTCTCTCCACAAAACTACCCCTTACATGGCAGTGAGGTGAATGGGGCTCACCCCGTTGGCTTTCATTCCGGCTCCAGCAGCTTCGGTGTCCCTAGCCACACACCTCCTATTGCTGGCACTGATACCATTATGG CCAATCGGGGAGCAATACCTGGGAGTTCAGGTGATGAGATTGGAAAGGCCCTTGCATCT ATCTATCCTTCAGACCCAAACAGTAATGCCTTCCCTCCGTCCCCGTCTACTCCCTCTGGCTCTCCTCAGGCTGTGTCAG GCTCTGCATCCCAGTGGACTCGGTCCACTGGCCAGGCCACACCTTCACCTAACTTTGATGGTGGAATTCAGTCCATC TCAAGTAAAATGGAGGACCGTCTGGATGAAGCCATCAATGTTCTGCAGCGTCATGCCAGTGGGCAAGGAGGGCCAGGAATGGCTGAAATCCACAGTTTGCTGTCCTCTAGCTTAGGGTTACCTGCAGGTTTCAACAGTGCAGCACTTGGACTGACCAGTCGCCTACCTGGACTG GTATCCAGTCATCATGATGACTCTGTTAgtctgccctctagtggaggACTTTTGCACAGTCACCACGGCCCAACATCTGGCCAGGCAGGCTCACAGTCTGACAGCTTTACCG GCCTGCCTGGTAGCCTAAACCGCTCCAGTGGTGCCAGTATCAAACGAGAGAAGCGGGAAGACGATGACAACTGCTCTCTTACTGACAAGTCAGAGGATGAGAAGAAAGACATTAATGCCCATCATCAAACAAG TCTGGATAATGACGATGACGATGAAGATCTGCCAGTGGAAATTAAGGCTGAGCGGGAGAAAGTGCGGAGGTTGGCAAACAACACCCGCGAAAGGCTTCGTGTGCGGGACATCAACGAGGCTTTTAAAGAGCTTGGCCGCATGTGTCAGCTCCATCTGAGCTATGAGAAACCACAGACCAAATTGATCATACTGCAACAGGCCGTTAACATTATACTCAACCTGGAGCAGCAAGTTCGAG agCGTAATTTGAACCCAAAAGCTGCCTGCCTcaaaaggagagaggaggagaaagtgtcaggtgtggaCCACCAGATACAACTGGGTGGGGGACACCCTGGTCTAGGAGGAGATGGACACAACCCTGTGAGCCATATGTAA
- the tcf3a gene encoding transcription factor 3a isoform X6, giving the protein MAAVETDKELSDLLDFSAMFEPPVSNGKNRPTTLASSQFGGSGIDERSGSSPWGAGEQNSPSFNQGRGYGEEGLYSDQDSMTSTSMFGSGIVGKAERGPYSSFATQPGFMPAEIPMPSPDALSPSGLKPTSQFYSSYDGSNPRRRPSQDPTEPQTKKIRKVPPGLPSSVYASASGEDFNRDSAGYPASKTGNLYPPFYMQEDLHPPSNPWGSSGSMVQPSYSTMLGNSPHLSQHGPFTAINPQDRLKRQPLPLSPQNYPLHGSEVNGAHPVGFHSGSSSFGVPSHTPPIAGTDTIMANRGAIPGSSGDEIGKALASIYPSDPNSNAFPPSPSTPSGSPQAVSGSASQWTRSTGQATPSPNFDGGIQSISSKMEDRLDEAINVLQRHASGQGGPGMAEIHSLLSSSLGLPAGFNSAALGLTSRLPGLVSSHHDDSVSLPSSGGLLHSHHGPTSGQAGSQSDSFTGLPGSLNRSSGASIKREKREDDDNCSLTDKSEDEKKDINAHHQTSLDNDDDDEDLPVEIKAEREKVRRLANNTRERLRVRDINEAFKELGRMCQLHLSYEKPQTKLIILQQAVNIILNLEQQVRERNLNPKAACLKRREEEKVSGVDHQIQLGGGHPGLGGDGHNPVSHM; this is encoded by the exons atggctgcagtggaaacagacaAGGAGCTCAGCGACTTGCTGGATTTTAGTGCG ATGTTTGAACCTCCAGTTTCAAATGGCAAGAACCGGCCGACTACTCTCGCCAGCAGTCAGTTTGGAGGCTCAG GTATAGATGAGAGGAGTGGGTCCAGTCCCTGGGGGGCAGGAGAACAGAACAGTCCATCTTTCAACCAGGGAAGG GGCTATGGAGAAGAAGGCCTTTATAGTGATCAAGATAGTATGACCTCTACTTCCATGTTTGGATCAGGTATTGTAG GGAAGGCTGAGCGAGGACCGTACTCATCATTTGCAACACAG CCTGGCTTTATGCCTGCTGAGATACCTATGCCCAGTCCTGATGCCCTGTCCCCATCTGGCCTGAAGCCCACCTCCCAATTTTACTCCTCCTATGATGGGAGCAACCCTCGCAGGAGGCCCTCACAGGATCCCACTG AACCGCAGACAAAAAAGATCAGGAAGGTGCCCCCTGGCCTGCCCTCCTCA GTTTATGCATCAGCCTCAGGAGAGGATTTTAACAGGGACAGTGCTGGCTACCCAGCCTCCAAGACAGGAAACCTCTACCCACCTTTCTACATGCAAG AAGATCTCCACCCACCCTCCAATCCTTGGGGCTCTTCTGGATCGATGGTTCAGCCTAGTTATTCTACCATGCTGGGTAACTCCCCTCACCTGAGCCAGCATGGTCCCTTCACTGCCATTAACCCCCAAGACAGACTG AAACGGCAGCCACTGCCCCTCTCTCCACAAAACTACCCCTTACATGGCAGTGAGGTGAATGGGGCTCACCCCGTTGGCTTTCATTCCGGCTCCAGCAGCTTCGGTGTCCCTAGCCACACACCTCCTATTGCTGGCACTGATACCATTATGG CCAATCGGGGAGCAATACCTGGGAGTTCAGGTGATGAGATTGGAAAGGCCCTTGCATCT ATCTATCCTTCAGACCCAAACAGTAATGCCTTCCCTCCGTCCCCGTCTACTCCCTCTGGCTCTCCTCAGGCTGTGTCAG GCTCTGCATCCCAGTGGACTCGGTCCACTGGCCAGGCCACACCTTCACCTAACTTTGATGGTGGAATTCAGTCCATC TCAAGTAAAATGGAGGACCGTCTGGATGAAGCCATCAATGTTCTGCAGCGTCATGCCAGTGGGCAAGGAGGGCCAGGAATGGCTGAAATCCACAGTTTGCTGTCCTCTAGCTTAGGGTTACCTGCAGGTTTCAACAGTGCAGCACTTGGACTGACCAGTCGCCTACCTGGACTG GTATCCAGTCATCATGATGACTCTGTTAgtctgccctctagtggaggACTTTTGCACAGTCACCACGGCCCAACATCTGGCCAGGCAGGCTCACAGTCTGACAGCTTTACCG GCCTGCCTGGTAGCCTAAACCGCTCCAGTGGTGCCAGTATCAAACGAGAGAAGCGGGAAGACGATGACAACTGCTCTCTTACTGACAAGTCAGAGGATGAGAAGAAAGACATTAATGCCCATCATCAAACAAG TCTGGATAATGACGATGACGATGAAGATCTGCCAGTGGAAATTAAGGCTGAGCGGGAGAAAGTGCGGAGGTTGGCAAACAACACCCGCGAAAGGCTTCGTGTGCGGGACATCAACGAGGCTTTTAAAGAGCTTGGCCGCATGTGTCAGCTCCATCTGAGCTATGAGAAACCACAGACCAAATTGATCATACTGCAACAGGCCGTTAACATTATACTCAACCTGGAGCAGCAAGTTCGAG agCGTAATTTGAACCCAAAAGCTGCCTGCCTcaaaaggagagaggaggagaaagtgtcaggtgtggaCCACCAGATACAACTGGGTGGGGGACACCCTGGTCTAGGAGGAGATGGACACAACCCTGTGAGCCATATGTAA